The Streptomyces sp. CC0208 genome window below encodes:
- a CDS encoding DUF6571 family protein encodes MVSIPYLDKADLGPLADAAASWKALPAKYEALQQEFEQRVVNHLKGHWDGDAADAAFVTMGKARTEYENAATEAERIAKLLLDAHGEFDASQKQLHALLDEARNDHYKVYDDGRVEDVDPRQDSPTASASPGLAEERKKKLDSLVSRLTRVLEVATAADEAASSALERDANGDSQSFNTSVYTTLDSVEADQASALMNKKGRLSDAEITKLNLLLSANKNDPEFSRDFAIKTGGENMLSKYNELVSPPAGTTLSKEQLAQLKQLKANLGTTIGTATTSDDHRKGGPDPEITKFQNDLLKAGQRDFNANPTESPYGLSGYQLTSSLMSEGKWDKDFLQDYGDALITAEKNGANAGQNPDAYWGYPRTLGTTNIGALDPMAGFMDALGHNPDASTEFLTSDATIDGEKVDHLDYLLKDRHWPEGPGYTGDPGNPSGYNNLGHAMESATSGRAFDDDGAPVKHTPERAALMKEVVDTIGGDPGLASDSPRDALRDSLGNMTAEYMADVQAAMGNEQGTIKSFGAEANLDTATLQPFLGTVGRDPDAYVAITEASQANTAIWMQRVAESNPSDIATAMENVAHPGGVVAGILSDARDQAIFDEHSASDKDFNDAVAVGDKWAGRGLGMAVGAATSTAVPIVGTIAGWAVEDIQALVVEQVQQDTVDEAQHEARERYAEGRAGVRSSSAESLRQAIAHSGLQVSEKDINVYAESAARASEDGYAAGTTWNSSTSGR; translated from the coding sequence ATGGTCTCCATCCCCTACCTCGACAAGGCCGACCTCGGCCCGCTGGCCGATGCCGCCGCCTCCTGGAAGGCCTTGCCGGCCAAGTACGAGGCGTTGCAGCAGGAGTTCGAGCAGCGGGTCGTCAACCACCTCAAGGGCCACTGGGACGGGGACGCGGCCGATGCCGCCTTCGTCACCATGGGCAAGGCGCGCACGGAGTACGAGAACGCCGCCACCGAGGCGGAGCGCATAGCCAAGCTGCTGCTGGACGCGCACGGCGAATTCGACGCCTCCCAGAAGCAGTTGCACGCTCTGCTGGACGAAGCACGCAACGACCACTACAAGGTCTACGACGACGGCCGCGTCGAGGACGTCGACCCGCGCCAGGACAGCCCGACCGCCTCCGCCTCGCCGGGTCTCGCCGAGGAACGCAAGAAGAAGCTGGACTCGCTCGTCTCCCGGCTGACGCGGGTCCTGGAGGTGGCCACCGCCGCCGACGAGGCTGCCAGTTCGGCTCTGGAACGCGACGCCAACGGCGACAGCCAGTCCTTCAACACCAGCGTCTACACCACGCTCGACTCCGTCGAGGCCGACCAGGCGTCCGCCCTGATGAACAAGAAGGGCCGGCTCTCCGACGCCGAGATCACCAAGCTCAACCTGCTGCTCTCCGCCAACAAGAACGACCCCGAGTTCTCGAGGGACTTCGCGATCAAGACCGGCGGCGAGAACATGCTGAGCAAGTACAACGAGCTCGTGAGCCCTCCGGCCGGCACCACGCTCTCCAAGGAGCAACTGGCCCAACTCAAGCAGCTCAAGGCGAACTTGGGCACCACCATCGGCACGGCGACCACCTCGGACGACCACCGCAAGGGCGGCCCCGACCCCGAGATCACCAAGTTCCAGAACGACCTCCTCAAGGCCGGCCAGCGCGACTTCAACGCCAACCCCACCGAGTCCCCGTACGGGCTCAGCGGCTACCAGCTCACCAGCAGCCTGATGAGCGAGGGCAAGTGGGACAAGGACTTCCTCCAGGACTACGGCGACGCCCTGATCACCGCGGAGAAGAACGGCGCCAACGCCGGGCAGAACCCGGACGCCTACTGGGGCTACCCGCGGACGCTGGGCACGACGAACATCGGGGCGCTCGATCCGATGGCGGGGTTCATGGACGCGCTGGGGCACAACCCGGACGCCTCCACCGAGTTCCTCACCTCCGACGCCACCATCGACGGCGAGAAGGTCGATCACCTGGACTACCTGCTGAAGGACCGGCACTGGCCCGAAGGCCCCGGCTACACGGGCGACCCCGGGAACCCCAGCGGTTACAACAACCTCGGCCACGCCATGGAATCCGCCACCTCGGGCCGTGCCTTCGATGACGACGGTGCTCCCGTGAAGCACACGCCCGAGCGCGCGGCCCTGATGAAGGAGGTCGTCGACACCATCGGCGGCGATCCCGGCCTGGCCAGCGACTCGCCCCGGGACGCGCTGCGCGACAGCCTGGGGAACATGACGGCCGAGTACATGGCGGACGTGCAGGCCGCCATGGGCAACGAGCAGGGCACGATCAAGTCCTTCGGCGCGGAGGCCAACCTGGACACGGCCACCCTCCAGCCGTTCCTCGGGACGGTAGGCCGAGATCCGGATGCCTATGTCGCGATCACTGAGGCTTCGCAGGCCAACACGGCCATTTGGATGCAGCGGGTGGCCGAGAGCAACCCGTCGGACATCGCCACCGCGATGGAGAACGTCGCTCACCCCGGCGGTGTGGTGGCCGGCATCCTCAGTGACGCTCGTGACCAGGCCATCTTCGATGAACACTCGGCCTCCGACAAGGATTTCAACGACGCTGTCGCGGTGGGCGACAAGTGGGCGGGCCGTGGTCTGGGCATGGCTGTCGGAGCGGCGACCAGCACCGCCGTCCCCATCGTGGGAACGATCGCGGGCTGGGCCGTCGAGGACATCCAGGCGCTCGTGGTGGAGCAGGTTCAGCAGGACACGGTCGACGAGGCCCAGCACGAGGCGCGCGAACGGTATGCCGAAGGCAGGGCAGGGGTGCGGTCCTCGAGCGCGGAGTCGCTGCGCCAGGCCATCGCACACTCCGGCCTGCAGGTGTCCGAGAAGGACATCAATGTCTATGCCGAATCCGCGGCGCGGGCCTCGGAGGACGGATACGCCGCTGGAACCACGTGGAACTCTTCGACGAGCGGACGGTGA
- a CDS encoding putative T7SS-secreted protein produces MSTQAYDALGFDPAPGVPASVQRLVTTLSKVGNQLNAAHGTLANIGKADGAWEGDAASGFAKKVGELPKYLADGHNSLIDAAQALNQWHSQLSDFQALAARYEREAEEARRVLKDAQANPDLQLAGKTFDTEAALDNAQKRLDYAVGRVNDATGDLNVVIKKAQDLLGDHEEAARAAAEAVRRAAACAPDKPGLFDRFMDTLKGLGDKITELAGDIWKWIQEHADTIYKIGDWLGMAAAACDVLAIVFSETVIGAAVFEIAGRILNAGALGFHAAGWAAGAKKGSWADIGLDIAGFVPFGDLLRGGKVAMGAWKGVEIAADSFKATERVAEIAGKAKNAEVFLESKKFLGLFGEGNAVYRVTADTIKDRLAIATERVFNDATRYERPLTSPVKWADEHLFPKIIDHTPLGKIPGLADVVKLGENGKTFIDPTSWVSRGAEAAYRGYKFVGSAETALSDEVQGKYEKYKDMVDRGLGAFG; encoded by the coding sequence ATGAGCACGCAGGCCTACGACGCGCTCGGCTTCGACCCGGCACCTGGTGTACCGGCGTCGGTACAGCGACTCGTCACCACGCTGAGCAAGGTGGGCAACCAGCTCAACGCCGCCCACGGCACGCTGGCCAACATCGGGAAGGCCGACGGTGCGTGGGAGGGCGACGCCGCTTCCGGTTTCGCCAAGAAGGTCGGTGAGCTGCCGAAGTACCTTGCCGACGGCCACAACTCCCTTATCGATGCCGCGCAGGCCCTCAATCAATGGCATTCCCAGCTGTCCGACTTCCAGGCGCTGGCCGCCCGCTACGAACGGGAGGCGGAGGAGGCGCGCCGCGTACTCAAGGACGCGCAGGCCAATCCCGACCTGCAGCTCGCGGGGAAGACCTTCGACACCGAAGCGGCACTGGACAATGCCCAGAAGCGTCTGGACTACGCCGTCGGACGGGTCAACGACGCCACCGGCGATCTGAATGTCGTCATCAAGAAGGCTCAGGACCTACTCGGTGATCACGAGGAGGCCGCACGAGCTGCCGCGGAGGCCGTGCGCAGGGCTGCCGCGTGTGCCCCGGACAAGCCAGGCCTGTTCGACCGTTTCATGGATACGCTCAAAGGCCTCGGTGACAAGATCACGGAGCTGGCGGGGGACATCTGGAAGTGGATACAGGAGCACGCCGACACGATCTACAAGATCGGCGACTGGCTGGGCATGGCCGCCGCTGCATGTGACGTGCTGGCCATCGTCTTCTCGGAGACGGTCATCGGAGCCGCGGTCTTCGAGATCGCGGGCAGGATTCTCAACGCCGGGGCGCTCGGATTCCACGCGGCCGGATGGGCCGCGGGTGCCAAGAAGGGCTCCTGGGCGGACATCGGCCTCGACATTGCGGGTTTCGTGCCGTTCGGTGATCTCCTCAGGGGCGGCAAGGTCGCCATGGGTGCCTGGAAGGGTGTGGAAATCGCGGCGGACTCGTTCAAGGCAACCGAGCGCGTAGCCGAGATCGCAGGTAAGGCCAAGAATGCTGAAGTCTTTCTGGAGTCCAAGAAGTTCCTCGGCTTGTTCGGTGAAGGCAATGCGGTGTACCGGGTCACCGCCGATACGATCAAGGATCGGCTCGCGATCGCGACTGAGCGCGTTTTCAACGATGCCACGCGGTACGAGAGGCCGCTGACGAGTCCTGTCAAATGGGCGGACGAACACCTTTTTCCAAAGATAATCGACCACACTCCGCTGGGTAAGATCCCGGGTCTGGCGGACGTCGTGAAGCTGGGTGAGAACGGCAAGACGTTCATCGACCCCACCTCGTGGGTCTCGCGCGGTGCCGAGGCTGCCTACCGTGGGTACAAGTTCGTAGGGTCGGCCGAAACGGCCTTGTCCGACGAGGTGCAGGGGAAGTACGAGAAGTACAAGGACATGGTCGACCGAGGTCTTGGAGCATTCGGATGA
- a CDS encoding S8 family serine peptidase, protein MAFTRMVRAVGTTALTGALILAAAPIASADQTRRDQWALGVLHAESAWKVSTGKGVTVAVIDTGVNAEHLDLKGNVLKGKDFVDGDDDASPEESDSDLSTNHGTEMASLIAGHGHGAGAADGVMGLAPEAKILPIRWGGGSFAEEIRYAVDHGASVISMSVSTSHEFPEDRAAVAYAIAHNVLIVAASGNEGESGQIDFPGEFPGVLTVGGVGRNGTIWEGSNYGPQVLLTAPATDIVSAGWPGNKLRIGTGTSDSAAFTSAAAALIKSKFPDLTPGQIANRLVKTAVLPASAKGLSLPDEKYGYGTISPFAALTQDIPAGSKYGPLVAPGSGSPSAAASAGTSDTDSATEKEKADQKQMVFFVVLGVVSLVVIGLIVLLIVKLSRRNKDHNGGGGGPAGYPQYGQQVAPPQQNPYQQPVSPQQQNPYQQQPTPPHGQWPPQQ, encoded by the coding sequence ATGGCCTTCACGCGAATGGTGCGTGCTGTAGGCACCACGGCACTGACAGGCGCGCTCATCCTGGCGGCGGCACCTATTGCTTCTGCCGACCAGACCAGACGTGACCAGTGGGCACTCGGTGTGCTGCACGCCGAGTCCGCTTGGAAGGTGTCAACGGGCAAGGGCGTCACGGTCGCTGTCATCGACACCGGGGTCAACGCCGAGCACCTAGATCTTAAAGGCAACGTGCTCAAAGGTAAGGACTTTGTGGATGGTGATGATGACGCTTCTCCGGAAGAATCCGATTCTGATCTGTCCACCAATCACGGTACTGAAATGGCGTCGCTCATTGCGGGACACGGACATGGCGCGGGCGCGGCCGATGGCGTAATGGGGCTGGCTCCGGAAGCCAAGATTCTTCCGATTCGATGGGGTGGCGGCAGCTTTGCGGAGGAGATTCGCTACGCAGTAGATCATGGCGCCTCCGTTATCAGTATGTCTGTGAGCACTAGCCACGAATTTCCCGAGGATCGAGCGGCGGTGGCGTATGCGATTGCGCATAATGTTCTCATCGTGGCGGCCTCAGGAAATGAAGGTGAGTCCGGTCAGATTGACTTCCCGGGAGAGTTTCCAGGCGTACTGACGGTCGGCGGTGTAGGCAGAAACGGGACCATCTGGGAGGGCTCGAACTATGGGCCCCAAGTCCTACTCACTGCTCCTGCCACGGACATTGTGAGTGCGGGATGGCCTGGGAACAAACTCCGCATCGGCACTGGAACGTCCGACTCTGCAGCATTTACTTCTGCAGCTGCCGCCTTGATCAAGTCTAAGTTCCCCGACTTGACTCCCGGCCAGATTGCCAACCGCCTGGTCAAGACCGCCGTCCTCCCCGCCTCTGCCAAGGGACTCTCGCTTCCTGACGAGAAGTACGGCTACGGAACCATCAGCCCCTTTGCCGCGCTGACGCAGGACATTCCCGCAGGCTCGAAGTACGGGCCGCTTGTGGCTCCGGGGTCTGGTAGCCCGTCTGCTGCCGCAAGTGCTGGCACGTCTGACACGGACTCCGCCACAGAAAAAGAAAAGGCAGACCAGAAGCAAATGGTCTTCTTCGTCGTCCTCGGCGTTGTCTCCCTGGTGGTGATCGGCCTCATCGTTCTCCTGATCGTGAAGCTGTCCCGGCGGAACAAGGACCACAACGGTGGTGGCGGCGGTCCGGCTGGCTACCCGCAGTACGGTCAGCAGGTGGCGCCGCCGCAGCAGAATCCGTACCAGCAGCCCGTCTCGCCGCAGCAGCAGAACCCTTACCAGCAACAGCCCACCCCGCCTCACGGACAGTGGCCGCCGCAGCAGTAG
- the mycP gene encoding type VII secretion-associated serine protease mycosin encodes MTDDDVRFQVDDTSCSFPSDIIKGTPWSLQRVVLDQLWQDTKGKDVKVAVIDTGVDTVNAQLKGAVANGTDYLHKGGTGKTDPTVGHGTKVAGIIAARKLDGTGFVGLAPEATIIPIRQNDDKGSGNVDTMIKAIKYAANAGAKVINISQDTASKMAPDVDAAFRQAVKYAQGRDALIVAAAGNDGADGKVKETFPAAYPGVLAVAASDRNNARAPFSQSGPFVGVAAPGIDMVSTVPVGGNCVDQGTSFAAPYVSGVAALIRAKHPDWNYKQVITQIEQTADRTKAGRDDFVGWGVIDPAAAVNDDTTTPSADGPKPDTAGPAGDSANVQAATLVLGESEQQRTERYALYVLATGFALVLLLFGGGRVLSDWRRKQGVGNNVESTGS; translated from the coding sequence TTGACCGACGACGACGTGCGCTTCCAGGTCGACGACACCAGCTGCTCGTTCCCGTCCGACATCATCAAGGGAACGCCCTGGTCGCTTCAGCGCGTGGTCCTTGACCAGCTGTGGCAGGACACCAAGGGCAAGGACGTCAAGGTCGCTGTCATCGACACCGGCGTCGACACCGTCAACGCCCAGCTCAAGGGCGCGGTCGCCAACGGCACGGACTACCTGCACAAGGGCGGCACCGGCAAGACCGACCCCACGGTGGGCCACGGCACCAAGGTCGCGGGGATCATCGCGGCCAGGAAGCTCGACGGCACCGGTTTCGTCGGCCTCGCCCCGGAAGCGACGATCATCCCGATCCGGCAGAACGACGACAAGGGCAGCGGCAACGTCGACACTATGATCAAGGCGATCAAGTACGCGGCCAACGCCGGCGCCAAGGTCATCAACATCTCGCAGGACACCGCCTCGAAGATGGCCCCGGATGTCGACGCCGCCTTCCGGCAGGCCGTCAAGTACGCACAGGGCCGGGACGCCCTGATCGTCGCGGCGGCCGGCAACGACGGCGCGGACGGCAAGGTCAAGGAGACGTTCCCGGCGGCGTATCCGGGAGTGCTGGCGGTCGCCGCTTCCGACCGCAACAACGCCCGCGCCCCCTTCTCCCAGTCCGGCCCCTTCGTGGGCGTCGCGGCACCGGGCATCGACATGGTCTCGACCGTTCCGGTGGGCGGCAACTGCGTCGACCAGGGCACGAGTTTCGCGGCGCCGTACGTCTCGGGTGTCGCGGCCCTGATCCGCGCCAAGCACCCGGACTGGAACTACAAGCAGGTCATCACCCAGATCGAGCAGACGGCGGACCGGACCAAGGCGGGCCGCGACGACTTCGTGGGCTGGGGCGTCATCGACCCGGCCGCCGCGGTCAACGACGACACGACGACGCCCTCGGCCGACGGTCCGAAGCCGGACACGGCGGGTCCCGCGGGCGACTCCGCCAACGTCCAGGCCGCGACACTGGTCCTCGGCGAGTCTGAGCAGCAACGGACGGAACGGTATGCGCTGTACGTCCTGGCGACCGGGTTCGCGTTGGTGTTGCTTCTGTTCGGGGGCGGGCGGGTCCTGAGCGACTGGCGGCGCAAGCAGGGTGTGGGTAACAACGTGGAGTCAACGGGGAGCTGA
- a CDS encoding WXG100 family type VII secretion target: protein MSGQILVNFATISQAAQDVRSTAGKIRTQLDELESGVKRISASWEGSAQESYRAKQAEWDQRAASMQQTLEAIAKALDSAAQNYQATESKNAQIWGG from the coding sequence ATGTCCGGGCAGATTCTTGTAAATTTCGCCACGATCTCCCAGGCCGCGCAGGATGTCCGCAGCACTGCGGGCAAGATCCGTACGCAGCTTGACGAGCTGGAGAGCGGCGTCAAGCGCATCTCCGCCAGCTGGGAAGGCTCGGCGCAGGAGTCCTACCGCGCCAAGCAGGCCGAGTGGGACCAGCGCGCCGCTTCCATGCAGCAGACGCTGGAGGCCATCGCCAAGGCGCTCGACAGCGCCGCCCAGAACTACCAGGCGACCGAGTCGAAGAACGCCCAGATCTGGGGCGGCTGA
- a CDS encoding WXG100 family type VII secretion target → MAGQQFTMTEEEMVAFSGKISSVNSSIQGEISRLQTVIDTITGGWKGSAATAYNNLQSQVNQDANKINQILNDIKEAIDQSTKAYAASEEEQRASIQNIAASSPFG, encoded by the coding sequence ATGGCTGGACAGCAGTTCACCATGACCGAGGAGGAGATGGTCGCGTTCAGCGGCAAGATCTCCTCGGTCAACTCCTCGATCCAGGGCGAAATCTCCCGCCTGCAGACCGTGATCGACACGATCACGGGCGGGTGGAAGGGCTCGGCGGCCACCGCGTACAACAACCTGCAGTCGCAGGTGAACCAGGATGCGAACAAGATCAACCAGATCTTGAACGACATCAAGGAAGCGATCGACCAGAGCACCAAGGCCTACGCGGCTTCGGAAGAGGAGCAGCGCGCGTCCATCCAGAACATCGCGGCCTCGTCCCCCTTCGGATGA
- the eccB gene encoding type VII secretion protein EccB, protein MATRRDELNAYSFARRRTVAAFLQPSPHGSEEAAPRPLKTVLPSLGVAALVLIGFGAWGMLSPTAPKGWDSQGKNILVGSESTTRYVLVKTKGEDKLSLHPVLNLASARLLLNGENPQVMKIKESVLDNSKYPMGATVGIPFAPDRLPSSKDAETVKTWALCQSPGQDGQPVSATYVLNKNDYQKLLQNQGELNRNKVLYVEGPKDPSSLSGNGVRYMVTPDGSAYLVGGKGWRLATENTLQDIQRAVFGEGVQPQRVSADFLKTLNVVGDLQFPSLGSDAGAPANVEGLPTRVAKVGMVLMTGTGARQQKYIVLKDEVRPISDFTAEMWLSSPFINAVYAGTTPAPAQVGFNDIHPENGEWMAEKTWPEEPVVQANTFWKPGGDKVSCSVWHGGAINENNNRQLMTVWSGRDYPKDLSQSGSRTYVSPGSGLLFKRITGTDAGGGSTFLVTDTGLRYSVPARNDSAVTGGEKADTQQTNAAQVRLGYGKIKPVPVPAAWADLLAAGPELSSGNAEQAQGS, encoded by the coding sequence ATGGCGACACGTCGGGATGAGCTGAACGCTTACTCCTTCGCGCGCAGGCGCACGGTGGCGGCGTTTCTTCAGCCGTCTCCGCACGGTTCGGAAGAGGCCGCGCCGCGCCCCCTCAAGACGGTCCTGCCCAGTCTCGGTGTGGCGGCGCTGGTGCTGATCGGATTCGGGGCCTGGGGCATGCTCAGCCCGACCGCGCCGAAGGGCTGGGACAGCCAGGGCAAGAACATCCTCGTCGGCAGCGAGTCGACGACGCGCTATGTGCTGGTGAAGACCAAGGGCGAGGACAAGCTCAGCCTGCACCCGGTCCTCAACCTTGCCTCCGCCAGGCTCCTGCTGAACGGCGAGAACCCCCAGGTCATGAAGATCAAGGAGTCGGTGCTCGACAACAGCAAGTACCCGATGGGCGCCACCGTCGGCATTCCCTTCGCTCCGGACCGGTTGCCGTCCTCGAAGGACGCCGAGACGGTCAAGACCTGGGCGCTGTGCCAGTCACCGGGGCAGGACGGGCAGCCCGTCAGCGCGACGTACGTGCTGAACAAGAACGACTACCAGAAGCTCCTGCAGAACCAGGGGGAGCTGAACCGGAACAAGGTCCTGTACGTCGAGGGACCGAAGGATCCCAGCTCGCTCAGCGGCAACGGTGTGCGGTACATGGTCACCCCGGACGGGAGCGCCTATCTGGTGGGCGGCAAGGGGTGGCGGCTCGCGACCGAGAACACGCTGCAGGACATCCAGCGTGCCGTGTTCGGTGAGGGGGTGCAGCCGCAGCGCGTCAGCGCGGACTTCCTCAAGACGCTGAACGTCGTCGGCGACCTGCAGTTCCCCTCGCTGGGTTCGGACGCCGGGGCGCCGGCGAATGTCGAGGGGCTTCCCACCCGCGTCGCCAAGGTGGGCATGGTCCTCATGACCGGTACCGGGGCCAGGCAGCAGAAGTACATCGTGCTGAAGGACGAGGTACGGCCCATCTCCGACTTCACGGCGGAGATGTGGCTCAGCAGCCCGTTCATCAACGCCGTGTACGCGGGCACGACCCCGGCGCCGGCACAGGTCGGGTTCAACGACATCCACCCGGAGAACGGTGAGTGGATGGCGGAGAAGACGTGGCCCGAAGAGCCGGTGGTGCAGGCCAACACGTTCTGGAAGCCGGGCGGCGACAAGGTCTCGTGCAGTGTCTGGCACGGCGGGGCGATCAACGAGAACAACAACCGGCAGCTGATGACGGTCTGGAGCGGCCGGGACTATCCGAAGGACCTCTCCCAGAGCGGTTCCCGCACCTATGTCTCGCCCGGCAGCGGCCTGCTGTTCAAGAGGATCACGGGCACCGACGCCGGCGGCGGCAGCACCTTCCTCGTCACCGACACCGGTCTGCGCTACTCGGTCCCCGCACGCAACGACAGCGCGGTCACCGGCGGCGAGAAGGCCGACACCCAGCAGACCAACGCCGCCCAGGTCAGGCTCGGTTACGGCAAGATCAAGCCGGTCCCGGTCCCGGCGGCGTGGGCGGACCTGCTGGCGGCGGGGCCGGAACTCAGCAGCGGCAACGCGGAGCAGGCGCAGGGGTCGTAG